From the genome of Gallus gallus isolate bGalGal1 chromosome 24, bGalGal1.mat.broiler.GRCg7b, whole genome shotgun sequence, one region includes:
- the DDX6 gene encoding probable ATP-dependent RNA helicase DDX6 isoform X1, with translation MSTARTENPVIMGLSSQNGQLRGPVKPSGGPGGGGTQTQQQMNQLKNANTINNGTQQQAQSMTTTIKPGDDWKKTLKLPPKDLRIKTSDVTSTKGNEFEDYCLKRELLMGIFEMGWEKPSPIQEESIPIALSGRDILARAKNGTGKSGAYLIPLLERLDLKKDNIQAMVIVPTRELALQVSQICIQVSKHMGGAKVMATTGGTNLRDDIMRLDDTVHVVIATPGRILDLIKKGVAKVEHVQMIVLDEADKLLSQDFVQIMEDIILTLPKNRQILLYSATFPLSVQKFMNSHLQKPYEINLMEELTLKGVTQYYAYVTERQKVHCLNTLFSRLQINQSIIFCNSSQRVELLAKKISQLGYSCFYIHAKMRQEHRNRVFHDFRNGLCRNLVCTDLFTRGIDIQAVNVVINFDFPKLAETYLHRIGRSGRFGHLGLAINLITYDDRFNLKSIEEQLGTEIKPIPSNIDKSLYVAEYHSEPVEDEKQ, from the exons ATGAGCACGGCCAGAACAGAGAACCCTGTTATAATGGGTCTATCCAGTCAGAACGGGCAGTTGAGAGGCCCTGTGAAACCCAGCGGGGGCCCAGGAGGTGGAGGCACACAGACTCAGCAACAGATGAACCAGCTGAAAAATGCCAACACAATTAACAATGGCACCCAACAGCAAGCACAGAGTATGACCACCACTATTAA aCCTGGCGATGACTGGAAGAAGACTTTAAAACTCCCTCCAAAGGATTTGAGAATCAAAACTTCT GATGTGACCTCCACAAAAGGAAATGAGTTTGAAGATTACTGTTTGAAACGGGAGTTGCTGAtgggaatttttgaaatgggCTGGGAAAAGCCATCTCCTATTCAG GAGGAGAGCATCCCCATTGCTTTATCTGGTAGGGATATCTTGGCTAGAGCGAAAAATGGAACAGGCAAGAGTGGAGCCTACCTCATTCCCTTACTTGAACGGCTAGACTTAAAGAAGGACAACATACAAG CAATGGTGATTGTTCCCACCCGTGAACTAGCCCTGCAGGTCAGTCAAATCTGTATCCAAGTCAGCAAACACATGGGAGGTGCCAAAGTGATGGCAACAACTGGAGGAACCAATTTGCGAGATGACATAATGAGGCTTGATGATACAG TGCATGTGGTGATAGCTACCCCTGGAAGAATTCTCGATCTCATCAAGAAAGGAGTAGCAAAAGTTGAGCATGTCCAGATGATAGTATTGGATGAG GCAGATAAGTTGCTGTCTCAAGATTTTGTTCAAATAATGGAAGACATTATTCTCACGCTACCTAAAAACAGACAGATTTTGCTCTACTCAGCCACTTTCCCTCTGAGTGTACAGAAGTTCATG aatTCCCATTTGCAGAAACCCTATGAGATTAATCTGATGGAGGAGCTGACCTTGAAGGGAGTTACCCAGTACTATGCCTATGTAACTGAGCGTCAGAAGGTTCACTGCCTCAATACGCTGTTTTCCAGG CTCCAGATCAACCAGTCGATCATTTTCTGCAACTCCTCTCAACGGGTTGAATTGCTAGCCAAAAAGATCTCCCAGTTGGGCTATTCCTGCTTCTATATCCATGCTAAAATGAGGCAG GAGCATCGCAACCGCGTGTTCCACGATTTCCGAAATGGCTTATGCCGCAATCTTGTTTGCACTG ATCTGTTTACCCGAGGTATTGATATCCAAGCTGTGAATGTGGTGATAAACTTTGATTTTCCAAAGCTGGCAGAGACTTATCTCCATCGTATTGGCAGATCAG gTCGCTTTGGACATCTTGGCCTGGCCATCAACTTGATCACCTATGATGATCGATTCAACCTGAAAAGTATTGAGGAGCAGTTGGGAACTGAAATAAAGCCCATACCAAGCAACATTGACAAGAGCCTTTATGTGGCAGAATACCACAGTGAACCTGTAGAAGATGAGAAACAGTAA
- the DDX6 gene encoding probable ATP-dependent RNA helicase DDX6 isoform X2, with product MSTARTENPVIMGLSSQNGQLRGPVKPSGGPGGGGTQTQQQMNQLKNANTINNGTQQQAQSMTTTIKPGDDWKKTLKLPPKDLRIKTSDVTSTKGNEFEDYCLKRELLMGIFEMGWEKPSPIQEESIPIALSGRDILARAKNGTGKSGAYLIPLLERLDLKKDNIQAMVIVPTRELALQVSQICIQVSKHMGGAKVMATTGGTNLRDDIMRLDDTVHVVIATPGRILDLIKKGVAKVEHVQMIVLDEANKLLSQDFVQIMEDIILTLPKNRQILLYSATFPLSVQKFMNSHLQKPYEINLMEELTLKGVTQYYAYVTERQKVHCLNTLFSRLQINQSIIFCNSSQRVELLAKKISQLGYSCFYIHAKMRQEHRNRVFHDFRNGLCRNLVCTDLFTRGIDIQAVNVVINFDFPKLAETYLHRIGRSGRFGHLGLAINLITYDDRFNLKSIEEQLGTEIKPIPSNIDKSLYVAEYHSEPVEDEKQ from the exons ATGAGCACGGCCAGAACAGAGAACCCTGTTATAATGGGTCTATCCAGTCAGAACGGGCAGTTGAGAGGCCCTGTGAAACCCAGCGGGGGCCCAGGAGGTGGAGGCACACAGACTCAGCAACAGATGAACCAGCTGAAAAATGCCAACACAATTAACAATGGCACCCAACAGCAAGCACAGAGTATGACCACCACTATTAA aCCTGGCGATGACTGGAAGAAGACTTTAAAACTCCCTCCAAAGGATTTGAGAATCAAAACTTCT GATGTGACCTCCACAAAAGGAAATGAGTTTGAAGATTACTGTTTGAAACGGGAGTTGCTGAtgggaatttttgaaatgggCTGGGAAAAGCCATCTCCTATTCAG GAGGAGAGCATCCCCATTGCTTTATCTGGTAGGGATATCTTGGCTAGAGCGAAAAATGGAACAGGCAAGAGTGGAGCCTACCTCATTCCCTTACTTGAACGGCTAGACTTAAAGAAGGACAACATACAAG CAATGGTGATTGTTCCCACCCGTGAACTAGCCCTGCAGGTCAGTCAAATCTGTATCCAAGTCAGCAAACACATGGGAGGTGCCAAAGTGATGGCAACAACTGGAGGAACCAATTTGCGAGATGACATAATGAGGCTTGATGATACAG TGCATGTGGTGATAGCTACCCCTGGAAGAATTCTCGATCTCATCAAGAAAGGAGTAGCAAAAGTTGAGCATGTCCAGATGATAGTATTGGATGAGGCAA ATAAGTTGCTGTCTCAAGATTTTGTTCAAATAATGGAAGACATTATTCTCACGCTACCTAAAAACAGACAGATTTTGCTCTACTCAGCCACTTTCCCTCTGAGTGTACAGAAGTTCATG aatTCCCATTTGCAGAAACCCTATGAGATTAATCTGATGGAGGAGCTGACCTTGAAGGGAGTTACCCAGTACTATGCCTATGTAACTGAGCGTCAGAAGGTTCACTGCCTCAATACGCTGTTTTCCAGG CTCCAGATCAACCAGTCGATCATTTTCTGCAACTCCTCTCAACGGGTTGAATTGCTAGCCAAAAAGATCTCCCAGTTGGGCTATTCCTGCTTCTATATCCATGCTAAAATGAGGCAG GAGCATCGCAACCGCGTGTTCCACGATTTCCGAAATGGCTTATGCCGCAATCTTGTTTGCACTG ATCTGTTTACCCGAGGTATTGATATCCAAGCTGTGAATGTGGTGATAAACTTTGATTTTCCAAAGCTGGCAGAGACTTATCTCCATCGTATTGGCAGATCAG gTCGCTTTGGACATCTTGGCCTGGCCATCAACTTGATCACCTATGATGATCGATTCAACCTGAAAAGTATTGAGGAGCAGTTGGGAACTGAAATAAAGCCCATACCAAGCAACATTGACAAGAGCCTTTATGTGGCAGAATACCACAGTGAACCTGTAGAAGATGAGAAACAGTAA